A single genomic interval of Stieleria maiorica harbors:
- a CDS encoding BBP7 family outer membrane beta-barrel protein, which produces MPNFQIPRPLTAVLLTALTLSPLGAQTASSQRGDEADQREHVQAARAGWTPTRTPGAATHAAQRSSRTAAVQPKNSRHAQAVRPSQRSTRGSDAAAKQPTEVRQAGHYIPTPPPMDGEIIYETAIVDGSCDAMGPACGCDGIGCDSMGACQPGCGCSLCGELPSGRAWRPALTLSLPQDGWVSFEGLGMWSDGMELPALVTQSPSGTDQADAGVLNRSNTTTLFGGPGRALFDDSRTGWRLRFGFWLDRCHTWGVGADYLELDRESESFSATSTGDPILARPFFNTLTGREDAELVALNNGADIQLTGTVAVSAYSELTGGSVYLRRMTCCDEGCRQWLFCGCAGHYCTRSEFRVGYRFMQLDEGVGISEDLSNNGTFNIGDFDIMDQFDTENQFNGIDLAWNHRITRGYWTCESLVRLAIGNTRQTVRIAGQTVIVDRNDPNNQTTETYDAGLLALASNSGTHQQDEFSVLPEVNLTLGYQLTDHLKATFGYTGIYWSNVVRPGEHIPTMIDTNQLPPAITGNSDPRPQFAFDTTDYWAHGLTYGLEYRW; this is translated from the coding sequence GTGCCAAACTTTCAAATTCCCCGTCCGCTCACCGCCGTTTTGCTGACGGCGCTTACGCTCAGCCCGCTCGGCGCACAGACAGCATCCAGCCAACGTGGCGACGAAGCGGATCAACGCGAGCACGTCCAGGCGGCTCGAGCCGGTTGGACGCCGACTCGGACCCCAGGCGCAGCGACGCACGCTGCCCAGCGATCTTCGCGGACCGCGGCGGTCCAACCCAAGAACAGCCGTCACGCCCAAGCGGTTCGGCCCAGCCAACGATCCACGCGCGGCTCGGACGCCGCCGCGAAACAGCCGACCGAAGTGCGCCAGGCGGGACACTACATCCCGACCCCGCCGCCGATGGACGGTGAAATCATTTACGAAACAGCGATCGTCGACGGCTCCTGCGACGCGATGGGACCGGCATGCGGCTGTGACGGGATCGGTTGCGATTCCATGGGGGCTTGCCAGCCGGGTTGCGGGTGCAGCCTGTGCGGCGAACTCCCCAGCGGACGCGCTTGGCGACCGGCGCTCACCTTGAGTCTTCCCCAGGACGGTTGGGTGTCGTTCGAAGGGCTGGGAATGTGGTCCGACGGCATGGAACTGCCGGCCCTGGTGACCCAATCCCCCTCGGGAACGGATCAAGCCGATGCCGGAGTTCTGAACCGCAGCAACACCACGACACTCTTTGGCGGCCCCGGACGAGCCCTGTTTGACGATTCACGCACCGGTTGGAGACTTCGATTCGGATTCTGGCTCGATCGCTGCCACACCTGGGGTGTCGGTGCGGACTACCTGGAATTGGACCGCGAAAGCGAGAGCTTCTCGGCCACCAGCACCGGAGATCCGATCTTGGCACGGCCGTTCTTCAACACCCTGACCGGCCGCGAAGACGCCGAGTTGGTGGCATTGAACAACGGTGCCGACATCCAATTGACCGGAACCGTCGCCGTGAGCGCCTACAGCGAACTGACCGGCGGCAGCGTGTACCTGCGTCGCATGACCTGTTGCGACGAAGGCTGCCGTCAGTGGCTGTTTTGCGGATGTGCCGGCCACTACTGCACGCGGTCGGAATTCCGTGTCGGGTACCGGTTCATGCAACTCGATGAAGGCGTCGGCATCAGCGAAGACTTGAGCAACAACGGCACGTTCAACATCGGCGACTTCGACATCATGGATCAATTCGATACCGAGAACCAATTCAACGGCATCGACTTGGCCTGGAACCACCGCATCACACGCGGCTATTGGACCTGCGAAAGTCTTGTCCGTCTGGCCATCGGCAACACCCGTCAAACCGTTCGCATTGCGGGCCAGACGGTGATCGTCGATCGAAACGATCCGAACAACCAAACCACCGAAACCTACGACGCGGGTCTGTTGGCGCTGGCGTCCAACAGTGGAACACACCAGCAAGACGAGTTCTCGGTCTTGCCCGAAGTGAATCTGACACTGGGTTACCAGCTGACCGACCATCTGAAAGCGACTTTCGGCTACACCGGAATCTACTGGTCCAACGTGGTCCGTCCCGGAGAGCACATTCCGACCATGATCGACACCAACCAGCTGCCGCCGGCGATCACGGGCAACAGCGACCCGCGCCCCCAGTTCGCCTTTGACACGACCGACTACTGGGCTCACGGCTTGACCTATGGCTTGGAATACAGGTGGTAG
- a CDS encoding beta strand repeat-containing protein: MVWQRMIQRLVGRKRRSNTEAKNKNRRRVLRHESLVKRQLLAADIGAISGVAFTDLTGDGLTGDDPRLEGVTVELYRDTNANNTYDAGTDVLVDSVTTDTNADPVPGQYRFDDLSVDTYFVVQGAAPGDVDEPSAQLVQITADDADGATIVTIDDFTSGAQIATAVAAQTVDQSVSAGNALGQFRDARLTHTGAAGNTTFQVDTANQLMSLSTGGGATSEVTVEYDGNDGAFGLTVPPGFSPTSSLAGGTAGGAVPTNTGIELVGRGANQAESMIVTVITSATEASEITVPVQQNATLQSIFVEFTDAGWGTSTLPGISAPADFNSVIAIRAQAVITNADNDIFFSVVESRGPAPVTTNLQNTQLLTLGGNVFSDFGGGADTNNGQLDGGETGVSGVTVELYAEPGGGGAIDPSTQTAVATTTTDGNGDYSFAQLSAGNYLVVIPESELGAGQSLFGHVSSTGNDPAADPDDDVSDDDNGTLVAGVGIVTGEITLVAGAEPTDDGDTDSSTNLSLDIGVVPTFDLAITKTLDSAASTLQSGGEAFFDIAFQNNGPLDATNVVIADVIPAGMTINQGNSNFGTYTPTINGQNLSVAIGALAAGASDTIRIAVDIDNGQTADLTNTATISGDQVETDDTNNSDDASVPIESTDLAITKSDNTTGSVVAGEQFTYTITVTNNGPDTATGIVATDSLPSDLSFVSASFTTGSGTVTENPAGSGDLSISIDDLAASASAVIDVVVMVAADAGNSLSNTATVTGTPDTDSDTSNNSATETTPVVRNVDVAVTKTTTDTAVAGGQLTYTVEVTNNGPGDARGVEVTDTLDSRLTFDSFDAGTSGVTIAQNGQDLTFTVGTLTSGQTETFTFVVDIASSATGTLNNQADITTTDVDTDATNDSDDVDVAITVDTDLVISKSVDLATAVPGQDTLTYTFTISHDTDSVSDSGEVTFTDTLPAGLTGLTIDAPDATSSGFDTAQQTITVVHDPIPVGQTRTFTVTASVNEDASGSIVNTGSISVAGGESDTTNNSDTATTAMTPQFDVTLTKTAGDTTPDPGDNVTYTIELTNSGPSTATNVVLTDDVPTGLTFVSGSLDGQSATVSGSTVTFPGVSLDENETLTATLVFTVGVDTSGTVTNTASVTADSGETDTTNNTATAAITATPQADLTVEKTVDDDIAQTGETLVYTVTVTNDGVSTAFDSVATDTLPSGVTFVSGTDQNNNALSATGGVVTVDAGDLAPGASFSFTINVTIDADASGNLQNVVVVSTTTDESDDTNNSDQATTAVDPMIRSISGSVYFDRDNDGVRDADEVGIQGVTIRLTGTEASGNAIQERTVVTDANGDYEFTQLGAGTYRVEEVQPEDFVSGQNTVGNGATATVVDDVFTDLALGIDDNATDFNFGERAQVLSKRRFLASS; encoded by the coding sequence ATGGTCTGGCAGCGAATGATTCAGCGACTGGTTGGTCGCAAGCGTCGTTCAAATACCGAAGCGAAGAACAAGAATCGTCGTCGCGTGTTGCGTCACGAGTCATTGGTCAAACGCCAATTGCTGGCCGCCGATATCGGTGCAATCTCTGGCGTCGCTTTCACGGACCTGACCGGCGACGGTCTGACCGGCGATGATCCACGTTTGGAAGGCGTGACGGTTGAACTCTATCGCGACACCAACGCGAACAACACGTACGATGCCGGAACCGACGTGTTGGTCGACAGCGTCACGACCGACACGAATGCGGACCCTGTGCCGGGACAGTATCGCTTCGACGACCTCTCGGTGGACACCTACTTCGTGGTTCAGGGCGCCGCCCCCGGTGACGTCGACGAGCCGTCGGCTCAACTGGTCCAGATCACCGCCGATGACGCCGATGGCGCAACCATCGTGACGATCGATGATTTCACCAGCGGTGCGCAAATCGCGACAGCGGTTGCCGCACAGACGGTCGATCAGTCGGTCTCTGCGGGGAATGCCTTGGGGCAATTTCGAGACGCCCGGCTGACTCACACCGGTGCTGCAGGCAACACGACGTTCCAAGTCGATACCGCCAACCAGCTGATGAGTCTGAGCACCGGTGGCGGAGCGACGAGCGAAGTCACGGTCGAATACGACGGAAACGATGGAGCATTCGGATTGACCGTGCCCCCCGGATTCTCGCCGACCTCTTCTTTGGCAGGCGGAACCGCCGGCGGGGCTGTGCCGACCAACACCGGGATCGAACTCGTCGGTCGTGGGGCCAACCAAGCAGAATCGATGATCGTGACCGTCATCACCTCGGCAACCGAAGCGTCGGAGATCACGGTTCCGGTACAGCAGAACGCGACGCTGCAATCCATCTTTGTCGAATTCACCGATGCCGGATGGGGAACATCCACCCTACCAGGAATCAGCGCGCCGGCCGACTTTAATAGCGTGATCGCGATTCGCGCTCAAGCCGTCATCACCAACGCCGACAACGACATCTTCTTTTCGGTGGTCGAATCGCGAGGCCCCGCCCCGGTCACGACCAATTTGCAGAACACGCAGTTGTTGACATTGGGCGGCAACGTCTTCTCCGATTTCGGCGGTGGGGCGGACACAAACAACGGTCAACTTGACGGTGGCGAAACGGGAGTCTCCGGAGTCACCGTCGAACTGTACGCCGAACCCGGCGGCGGTGGCGCAATCGATCCGAGCACGCAAACCGCGGTTGCAACCACGACGACGGACGGCAACGGTGACTACTCCTTTGCCCAGCTCTCCGCGGGTAACTACTTGGTGGTGATCCCCGAGTCCGAATTGGGAGCCGGCCAATCCTTGTTCGGCCACGTCTCCAGTACCGGAAACGACCCCGCAGCGGATCCGGATGATGACGTCAGTGACGACGACAACGGAACCCTCGTCGCGGGCGTCGGAATCGTCACCGGTGAAATCACCTTGGTCGCCGGCGCCGAACCCACCGACGACGGTGATACCGATTCCAGCACCAATCTGTCCCTGGACATTGGTGTCGTTCCGACCTTCGATCTGGCGATCACCAAGACGCTCGATTCGGCCGCGTCGACATTGCAAAGCGGCGGCGAAGCGTTCTTTGACATCGCGTTCCAAAACAATGGCCCGCTCGATGCGACGAACGTTGTGATCGCCGACGTGATCCCCGCCGGGATGACGATCAACCAGGGCAATTCCAACTTCGGAACGTACACGCCGACGATCAACGGCCAGAACCTCAGTGTCGCGATCGGCGCGCTCGCCGCCGGTGCCAGCGACACGATCCGGATCGCCGTGGACATCGACAACGGCCAGACCGCGGATTTGACCAACACCGCAACGATCTCTGGTGACCAGGTCGAAACCGACGACACGAACAACTCCGATGATGCCTCCGTGCCGATCGAGAGCACCGACTTGGCGATCACCAAATCCGACAACACGACCGGTTCGGTCGTCGCCGGGGAACAATTCACATACACGATCACGGTGACCAACAACGGGCCGGACACCGCGACCGGAATCGTTGCGACCGACAGCCTGCCGAGCGACCTGTCGTTCGTCAGCGCGTCGTTCACCACCGGCAGCGGCACAGTAACGGAAAACCCGGCCGGCAGCGGCGACCTGTCGATCAGTATCGATGACCTGGCCGCATCCGCATCGGCCGTCATCGACGTCGTGGTGATGGTCGCCGCCGACGCCGGCAACTCGCTCAGCAATACCGCCACCGTGACCGGGACGCCCGACACCGATTCGGACACCAGCAACAACAGCGCGACCGAGACGACCCCCGTGGTTCGCAACGTCGATGTCGCCGTCACCAAGACGACCACCGACACCGCCGTTGCCGGTGGGCAATTGACCTACACCGTCGAAGTGACCAACAACGGCCCCGGGGACGCCCGCGGCGTGGAAGTCACCGACACGCTGGATTCACGCCTGACCTTTGACAGTTTCGATGCCGGAACCTCCGGCGTGACCATCGCCCAGAACGGCCAAGACCTGACCTTCACCGTCGGCACGCTGACCAGCGGGCAGACCGAAACGTTCACCTTCGTCGTCGACATCGCCAGCTCCGCCACCGGGACGCTGAACAATCAAGCCGACATCACCACAACCGATGTTGACACCGATGCGACCAACGACAGCGATGACGTGGACGTCGCGATCACCGTGGACACCGACTTGGTGATCAGCAAAAGTGTCGATTTGGCAACGGCGGTCCCCGGCCAAGACACGCTGACCTACACCTTCACAATCTCCCACGATACCGACAGCGTCAGCGATTCCGGTGAAGTCACCTTCACCGACACGCTGCCGGCCGGACTGACCGGGTTGACGATCGACGCGCCCGATGCCACCTCGTCCGGATTCGACACCGCACAACAGACCATCACGGTCGTGCACGATCCGATTCCCGTCGGCCAGACGCGAACGTTCACCGTCACCGCCTCGGTCAACGAAGACGCCTCGGGATCGATCGTCAACACCGGCAGCATCAGCGTCGCGGGAGGCGAGTCCGACACGACCAACAACAGCGACACCGCCACGACGGCGATGACACCGCAATTCGATGTGACGCTGACCAAGACCGCCGGGGACACGACGCCGGATCCAGGCGATAACGTCACCTACACGATCGAACTGACCAATTCCGGCCCCAGCACGGCCACCAACGTCGTCCTGACCGATGACGTCCCGACCGGGCTGACGTTCGTCAGCGGAAGCTTGGACGGACAATCGGCGACCGTCTCGGGTAGCACCGTGACGTTCCCGGGGGTCTCACTGGACGAAAACGAAACGCTGACGGCCACGTTGGTCTTTACCGTCGGCGTCGACACCAGCGGCACGGTGACCAACACGGCCAGTGTCACGGCCGATAGCGGCGAAACCGACACGACCAACAACACGGCGACCGCCGCCATCACCGCCACGCCGCAAGCCGATCTGACGGTCGAAAAAACGGTCGATGATGACATCGCACAAACCGGCGAAACACTCGTCTACACCGTCACCGTCACCAACGACGGCGTCTCCACCGCGTTCGATTCGGTCGCCACGGACACACTTCCCTCCGGAGTCACCTTCGTCAGCGGAACCGATCAAAACAACAACGCTCTGTCGGCCACGGGCGGCGTCGTCACCGTCGACGCCGGCGACTTGGCCCCGGGCGCGTCCTTCAGCTTTACCATCAACGTCACGATCGACGCCGACGCGAGTGGAAACCTGCAAAACGTCGTGGTTGTATCAACAACCACCGATGAATCGGACGATACCAATAACAGTGATCAGGCGACCACGGCCGTCGACCCGATGATTCGCTCGATCAGCGGTTCGGTCTACTTCGATCGCGACAATGATGGCGTTCGTGACGCCGACGAAGTCGGGATCCAAGGCGTGACGATCCGGCTGACCGGCACCGAGGCCTCCGGTAACGCGATCCAAGAACGCACCGTCGTGACCGATGCCAACGGAGATTACGAATTCACCCAACTGGGAGCGGGAACCTACCGAGTCGAAGAGGTTCAGCCGGAGGATTTCGTGAGTGGCCAGAACACCGTCGGCAATGGAGCGACCGCAACCGTCGTCGATGACGTCTTCACCGATCTCGCACTCGGGATCGATGACAACGCGACCGACTTTAACTTTGGAGAACGAGCACAGGTGCTCTCAAAACGACGCTTCCTCGCATCATCGTGA
- a CDS encoding putative 2-dehydropantoate 2-reductase, producing the protein MTQQSYAILGSGAVGGLYGAMLARAGHDVHFLLRSDYEHVRDHGWRIESHWGDFDLAQVNAHGSVDTMPACDVTLVGLKTVNNDSLPSLLSKPTGAGGVALVLQNGLGVEKDVAQMIGPERVFGGCCFLCSNKVGPGHIRHIDYGRIVFGPYQNSPATLAKAEQICAEMTAAGIEVQTSDDLNMVRWRKLMWNIPFNGLSVALDASTDKLIGNESSVDLIRDIITEVHRAAGACGASIDSTWIEKTIDHTRTMKPYDSSMRLDYLAGRPMELQRILKTPIDTASAAGVAMPKVQMLYQMLVFMEAVRRTGGA; encoded by the coding sequence ATGACCCAGCAAAGCTATGCGATTCTCGGATCCGGGGCCGTCGGTGGCCTGTACGGCGCGATGCTCGCCCGGGCCGGACACGACGTTCATTTCTTGTTGCGTTCGGATTACGAACATGTTCGCGATCATGGCTGGAGAATCGAAAGTCACTGGGGGGATTTCGATTTGGCGCAGGTCAACGCCCATGGGTCGGTTGACACGATGCCCGCCTGTGACGTCACGCTGGTGGGGCTGAAAACCGTCAACAACGATTCCTTGCCGTCACTGCTGTCCAAGCCGACCGGCGCCGGCGGCGTGGCATTGGTGTTGCAAAACGGACTGGGCGTGGAAAAGGATGTCGCCCAGATGATCGGCCCGGAGCGTGTCTTTGGCGGATGCTGTTTCTTGTGCAGCAACAAGGTCGGCCCCGGGCACATCCGCCACATCGATTACGGGCGGATCGTTTTTGGCCCCTACCAGAACAGCCCCGCGACATTGGCCAAAGCGGAACAGATCTGTGCCGAGATGACGGCGGCGGGGATCGAGGTCCAAACCTCGGACGATTTGAACATGGTGCGTTGGCGGAAATTGATGTGGAACATCCCCTTCAACGGACTCTCGGTCGCACTGGATGCATCGACCGACAAATTGATCGGCAACGAATCATCGGTCGACCTGATCCGGGACATCATCACCGAGGTCCATCGCGCCGCCGGCGCCTGCGGTGCATCGATCGATTCGACGTGGATCGAAAAGACGATCGACCACACGCGGACGATGAAGCCCTATGATAGCAGCATGCGTCTGGACTACCTGGCCGGGCGGCCGATGGAATTGCAGCGGATTTTGAAAACTCCGATCGATACGGCAAGCGCGGCCGGAGTCGCGATGCCAAAGGTTCAGATGCTGTACCAGATGTTGGTGTTCATGGAAGCGGTGCGTCGGACAGGGGGTGCGTAG
- a CDS encoding nucleoside hydrolase, with protein sequence MRSVPITFPRLCLAVSLTSALFVLSHVAAADPAAPERPVQLILDTDIGNDCDDVMAMGVIHSLQSRGECELLAVTITKDNPLAAAFTDALNTFYGRGEIPIGVCDSGVTPEKGRFNVLAEQHDDGRLRYPHDLRSDTEAPSAVDVLRQTLAAAEDHSVVIAQVGFSTNLANLLRSGPDKHSKLSGVDLVKQKVRLLSAMAGAFTKIPNNKGELYDHREYNVVKDLESARYLAEHWPAPIVWSGFEIGLNLRYPHESIEKDFDYVDHHPIAEAYVLYNPPPHDRPTWDLTSVLHAVRPDRTYFDVSPPGRVTVDKDGLTTFEPVEGGRDQYLILRDDQKGRATEALVALTSQPPSK encoded by the coding sequence ATGCGATCCGTACCTATCACCTTCCCCCGACTCTGTCTCGCCGTCTCCCTCACCTCCGCGTTATTCGTGCTCTCGCACGTCGCGGCCGCTGATCCCGCCGCGCCCGAGCGGCCCGTCCAACTGATCCTTGACACCGATATCGGCAATGATTGTGACGACGTGATGGCGATGGGCGTGATCCATTCGCTGCAATCCCGCGGCGAGTGCGAATTGCTGGCCGTGACGATCACCAAAGACAACCCGCTGGCGGCCGCCTTCACCGACGCGCTCAATACGTTTTACGGGCGTGGCGAAATCCCGATCGGGGTATGCGACAGCGGCGTGACACCCGAAAAAGGTCGGTTCAATGTGTTGGCCGAACAACACGATGACGGACGACTGCGTTACCCACACGACCTCCGCTCGGACACCGAGGCACCGTCGGCGGTGGACGTCTTGCGCCAAACCCTCGCTGCGGCCGAGGACCACAGTGTCGTGATCGCGCAAGTCGGGTTTTCGACCAATCTGGCCAACCTGTTGCGTAGCGGACCGGACAAACACAGCAAGTTGTCGGGCGTGGATTTGGTCAAGCAAAAGGTGCGTCTGCTCTCGGCCATGGCCGGCGCCTTCACCAAAATCCCCAACAACAAGGGCGAGTTGTACGATCACCGCGAATACAACGTGGTCAAGGATTTGGAGAGCGCGCGTTACCTGGCCGAGCATTGGCCGGCCCCGATCGTCTGGAGCGGATTTGAGATCGGTCTGAACCTTCGCTATCCGCACGAGAGTATTGAAAAGGACTTTGACTACGTCGACCACCATCCGATCGCCGAGGCCTATGTGCTGTACAACCCGCCGCCGCACGATCGTCCGACCTGGGACTTAACCTCGGTGTTGCACGCCGTCCGTCCGGACCGAACCTACTTTGATGTCTCGCCACCCGGACGCGTGACCGTCGACAAGGATGGATTGACGACCTTCGAGCCCGTCGAAGGCGGCCGAGATCAGTACTTGATTTTGCGTGACGATCAAAAAGGCCGCGCGACCGAGGCGTTGGTCGCCCTGACCAGCCAGCCGCCTTCAAAATAG
- a CDS encoding ANTAR domain-containing response regulator yields MAIPLPPPTLKLMLVDQSSQRRAILEKILRDNGYTNVFSTSGLDDLFDLVATVKPDVVLIELDSPRRDTLEQLREIRQRQPTPVVMFAQDQDAQTVHAAVDSGVCAYMVDSVDRVKVKPAIDLAMATFAAYRRLRKEADKYRTQLDSRKDIDLAKALLMRHQRLGEGEAHRMLRKMAMDSNRKLHHVALEVISSYKV; encoded by the coding sequence ATGGCGATACCGCTTCCGCCGCCGACGTTGAAGTTGATGCTGGTTGACCAGTCCAGCCAGCGTCGCGCGATCCTGGAAAAGATCCTTCGGGACAACGGGTACACCAACGTCTTTTCGACGTCGGGGCTGGATGATTTGTTCGATCTGGTGGCGACCGTCAAACCCGACGTCGTCCTGATCGAGTTGGACAGCCCCCGGCGCGATACGTTGGAGCAGTTGCGGGAGATACGGCAGCGCCAACCCACTCCGGTCGTCATGTTCGCGCAAGACCAAGACGCGCAAACGGTCCACGCCGCTGTCGACTCGGGCGTTTGCGCCTACATGGTCGACAGCGTCGATCGCGTCAAAGTCAAACCGGCGATCGATCTGGCGATGGCGACCTTCGCGGCCTATCGCCGGCTTCGCAAAGAAGCCGACAAGTATCGTACGCAACTGGATTCACGCAAAGACATCGACCTCGCCAAAGCCCTGTTGATGCGGCACCAACGTCTCGGCGAAGGCGAAGCGCACCGCATGCTTCGAAAGATGGCGATGGACAGCAATCGCAAACTTCATCACGTGGCCCTGGAGGTCATTTCCAGCTACAAGGTCTAG
- the cynS gene encoding cyanase, producing MTEPMPTLEQVVTKIESVKVSKGLTWAELAEKMGQSPVWVAAALSGQCSMSADDCASVKEVLELSDAECKVLQGYPYRGSLTQTVPSDPFVYRFYEIMQVYGMAMKEVAQEEFGDGIMSAIDFSIDVDREPDPKGDRVKITFSGKFLPYKKF from the coding sequence ATGACAGAACCCATGCCGACACTCGAACAAGTTGTGACCAAGATCGAATCGGTCAAGGTTTCCAAAGGTCTGACCTGGGCCGAGCTGGCCGAAAAAATGGGGCAAAGTCCCGTTTGGGTCGCCGCCGCACTTTCGGGACAGTGCTCCATGTCCGCCGACGATTGTGCGTCGGTCAAGGAGGTGTTGGAACTGTCCGATGCCGAATGCAAGGTCTTGCAAGGTTACCCCTACCGCGGATCGCTGACACAAACGGTCCCCAGCGATCCGTTCGTGTATCGCTTTTACGAGATCATGCAGGTCTATGGGATGGCGATGAAAGAAGTGGCGCAAGAAGAGTTCGGTGACGGGATCATGAGCGCCATTGATTTTTCGATCGACGTCGATCGTGAACCGGATCCCAAGGGCGACCGAGTAAAAATCACCTTCAGCGGAAAGTTCCTGCCCTACAAAAAGTTCTAA
- a CDS encoding ABC transporter ATP-binding protein, whose amino-acid sequence MPTAEPEAASDTQSDQSSDGQLSVRNASKFFPSLTGGGEICVFRDVSLDIANGEFVSIIGHSGCGKSTLLNIIAGFDEPTSGDILVDGKQVQGPGLDRMVVFQSFALMPWMSAFDNVRVAVRSAFPSWDAKQIAQHTTRYLHLMGLSDIGKKMPAHLSGGMRQRVGLARAFAVQPKALLLDEPFAQIDALTRGSIQDELIRMWDKAGATVCMVTHDVDEAILLSDRIALMTNGPEARVAEIVEINIPRPRTREQLIESEEYMRLRTRILRFLIDHNRRPTAMDDTAHAMDAYPHRDETSHD is encoded by the coding sequence ATGCCGACAGCAGAACCCGAAGCGGCTTCCGATACCCAGAGCGACCAGTCCAGCGACGGTCAACTTTCGGTCCGCAACGCATCAAAGTTCTTTCCGTCCCTGACCGGCGGCGGCGAGATCTGCGTCTTTCGAGATGTCTCGCTGGATATCGCCAACGGTGAATTCGTTTCGATCATCGGTCATAGCGGATGTGGCAAGAGCACCTTGCTGAACATCATCGCCGGGTTCGATGAACCGACCTCCGGTGACATCCTGGTCGACGGCAAACAGGTCCAGGGGCCGGGGTTGGACCGAATGGTGGTTTTCCAATCATTCGCGCTGATGCCTTGGATGTCCGCCTTTGACAACGTGCGTGTCGCCGTGCGGTCGGCGTTTCCGTCTTGGGACGCCAAGCAAATCGCACAGCACACGACTCGCTATTTGCACCTGATGGGATTGAGTGATATCGGAAAAAAGATGCCCGCGCACCTGTCCGGCGGAATGCGACAGCGCGTCGGGCTGGCCCGAGCGTTTGCCGTGCAACCCAAGGCATTGTTGTTGGACGAGCCGTTCGCTCAGATCGATGCCCTGACACGCGGCTCCATTCAGGACGAACTGATTCGCATGTGGGACAAGGCCGGGGCGACCGTCTGCATGGTCACTCACGACGTGGACGAGGCGATTCTGTTGAGCGACCGCATCGCGTTGATGACCAACGGCCCCGAAGCCCGCGTCGCCGAGATCGTCGAAATCAACATCCCACGACCGCGGACCCGCGAACAGTTGATCGAATCGGAGGAATACATGCGGTTGCGAACTCGCATCCTGCGTTTCTTGATCGATCACAACCGTCGCCCCACGGCCATGGACGACACGGCGCACGCGATGGACGCCTATCCCCATCGCGACGAGACATCGCACGATTGA
- a CDS encoding ABC transporter permease: MNPKTWRLPSDPKWWQAKILSVAILVALLGGWQYATSRAAFDPTGMNEEELMLLEFNGDIVLNDAGEYVYNEEKTSGVPGPLLVGKKIVEELSNPFHKNGTNDHGIAHLIFYTVTRFSIGFVLASIVAILVGVVVGLNPVIFNAVNPFLQVLKPISPLAWMPLLLYTVQKPTLTAILVVFMASLWPTIANTAFGLASIDKDYLRVSRMLEFGWFRRLFTVILPAAAPAIVAGLRISFGSALVAVVPAEMLLGELGVGYLTWIEWNNLDIAGVLFAILVVGFVGFLMDALFSKLSKAASYAT, from the coding sequence ATGAATCCTAAAACCTGGCGCTTGCCGAGTGATCCCAAGTGGTGGCAAGCCAAAATCTTAAGCGTGGCCATCCTGGTCGCCTTGCTGGGCGGTTGGCAGTACGCAACCAGCCGAGCGGCGTTCGATCCCACGGGAATGAACGAAGAAGAATTGATGTTGCTCGAATTCAACGGTGACATCGTGCTGAATGATGCCGGCGAGTACGTGTACAACGAGGAGAAGACGAGCGGAGTCCCGGGCCCGCTGTTGGTCGGCAAAAAGATCGTCGAGGAACTCTCCAATCCGTTTCACAAGAACGGAACCAACGACCACGGCATCGCACATTTGATCTTTTACACGGTGACTCGATTCAGCATCGGGTTTGTGTTGGCCAGCATCGTTGCGATCTTGGTCGGCGTGGTCGTGGGGCTCAACCCGGTCATTTTCAACGCCGTCAATCCGTTCCTTCAGGTGCTCAAACCGATCTCGCCGTTGGCGTGGATGCCGTTGCTGTTGTACACGGTGCAAAAGCCGACGTTGACCGCGATTTTGGTGGTGTTCATGGCATCGCTTTGGCCGACGATCGCCAATACTGCATTCGGATTGGCATCGATCGACAAGGATTACCTGCGGGTGTCGCGGATGCTGGAATTCGGATGGTTTCGACGGCTGTTCACGGTGATCTTGCCGGCCGCGGCTCCGGCGATCGTCGCGGGACTGCGGATCAGTTTCGGGTCCGCCCTGGTGGCCGTGGTGCCGGCCGAAATGTTGCTCGGCGAACTCGGCGTGGGGTACCTGACGTGGATCGAGTGGAACAACTTGGACATCGCAGGTGTGTTGTTTGCGATTCTTGTCGTGGGCTTTGTCGGTTTCTTGATGGATGCCCTGTTCTCCAAACTATCCAAGGCGGCCAGCTATGCAACTTGA